From one Octopus bimaculoides isolate UCB-OBI-ISO-001 chromosome 1, ASM119413v2, whole genome shotgun sequence genomic stretch:
- the LOC106871083 gene encoding ATP-dependent RNA helicase DHX29: MGKKKQKDQEKVTKSYKFTKSDNIDNSDDSTPKIILNTNMEKKLITMILDWKKSKILVKDVSERMTTKRLTDVYTCLARAGFKHNQIESAMRSTLIYGGDLVDSLDWLCLNIANDDLPSEFSEALKREEIKRRPGFKEEQVDKSQISSGYQVVEKPVQKTSENKDSRLPEGEGGKKDWVKNWIMQYAEEESDSDLEENAAPIDPNIKYKTLSSSLDSTIVLAEQAKKSGNKEKHREYSKKIRQMRLDMDELATHPDFDRKLAGISLLAPTKPEPKPSKVQPPSLTVSNASSGTGTNKALSKDSCNSDVSKSTPVTARPKSSKKASDEDLALDMLENMAIGDAPKPLPEKKKGASHIVSRSFEYTKQQWTGKSPKQFLNDWTRKNLPKSDLAHYERVHVKNFYKCKSSISKKDGSQLTVIPDILCPSVKEAEHVGSTLLLYNLCRGQPIYQLLPPPYRDLWLEWMEAERISKLRAQEINNKPRDTLVAKLLKELKLAPTLSKSKAEKPSDEHNSDDSVCDDWFLADVEDPEEIVEKPKEKKIVSKPRVNEIKDKFLKKINSKKYNEYLNQRQSLPVFAYKEDILAQIDRSKVVVIAGETGSGKSTQIPHFLLKDRILCGETCNIICTQPRRISAVSLANRVSQELGDDLPGSPDSFCGYKIRFESKCCPTTCLTYCTTGVVLRQLHSDPSFKNVTHILVDEVHERTVQSDFLLIILKRLLESRDDIKVILMSATIDCNRLSDYFNHCPIIKIPGRTFPVDIFYLEDIIEMNNYVLEEDSPYCIPAAMLRDEQKTSVEITGTGGTKQKTDLYWSKEDIIDTSGLDRDKYSKHTRLTVTRMKPYKINLDLILHLLNYIDEHGEITDGAILIFLPGLANIQELYELLQSDRKFANPRRFKVLALHSVLSSEDQSSAFLSPPKGIRKIVLSTNIAETGVTIPDVVYVIDAGKVKENRYVESSRMNALEEVFVSKASAKQRSGRAGRVRNGICYRLYTKDNYMKLREFTVPELLRVALEELCLHIMKCNLSKPEEFLQLALDPPQLQSVSRAMMILEEVGACEGEVLTPLGHHLAALPVHVSIGKMLIFGAMFGCLEPAAVIAAAVSGKSPFVVPLEKRSEANMAKQNLSTACSDHLTIYNAYSRWKTARKAGFQAENAFCMQNYLKRKSLIEIENVKTDLIKLIKSIGFLSQQDEKLLTNPNSVDGVHLNPKSCAVIKAVILAGLYPNVAKVCSEKDPDGTSRICGAETPQGHAFIHPSSVNRTLQAQGYMLYQEKTKQSQVYLRDCTLVSPFPLLLFGHNVVVQHIQQTVSVDKWIVFKSRARTAVIFKELRNLLNELLKQKLDDPKADFYQDKSILSVIDLLQADIC; the protein is encoded by the coding sequence ATGGGGAAGAAAAAGCAGAAGGATCAAGAAAAGGTAACGAAaagttataaatttactaaaTCTGACAATATTGATAATTCTGATGATTCAACGCCAAAGATTATACTAAATaccaatatggaaaaaaaattgattacgATGATACTTGAttggaaaaaaagtaaaatacttGTAAAAGACGTCAGTGAAAGAATGACAACAAAAAGATTGACGGATGTATATACTTGTTTGGCGCGTGCCGGTTTCAAACACAACCAGATAGAGTCTGCTATGAGGAGCACACTGATATATGGCGGTGATCTTGTTGATTCTCTGGACTGGCTCTGTCTCAATATTGCAAATGACGATCTTCCTTCAGAATTTTCCGAAGcgttaaaaagagaagaaataaaaaggcGACCAGGATTTAAAGAAGAGCAGGTAGATAAATCGCAAATTTCTTCTGGTTATCAAGTAGTTGAAAAACCTGTCCAAAAAACAAGTGAGAATAAGGACAGCCGTTTGCCCGAGGGAGAAGGCGGAAAAAAAGACTGGGTGAAAAACTGGATTATGCAATATGCTGAAGAAGAATCTGACAGTGATTTAGAAGAAAACGCTGCACCGATAGatccaaatataaaatacaaaactttaaGTTCTTCTTTAGATTCTACAATAGTACTCGCTGAACAAGCGAAAAAATCTGGAAACAAAGAAAAGCATAGAGAATACTCAAAAAAGATCCGGCAAATGCGGCTAGATATGGACGAATTAGCTACCCATCCAGACTTTGATCGTAAACTTGCTGGAATTTCTCTTTTAGCACCAACCAAACCTGAACCTAAACCTTCCAAAGTACAGCCTCCGAGTTTGACCGTATCAAATGCTAGTTCAGGTACTGGAACTAATAAAGCCTTGTCTAAGGATAGCTGCAACTCAGATGTATCAAAAAGCACACCAGTAACAGCAAGGCCAAAATCCTCCAAGAAAGCTAGTGATGAAGATCTTGCTCTTGATATGTTAGAGAATATGGCAATTGGTGATGCACCAAAACCTTTGcctgagaaaaagaaaggagcATCACATATAGTTAGCCGTAGTTTTGAGTACACAAAACAACAATGGACTGGGAAATCACCTAAACAATTCCTTAATGACTGGACTCGGAAAAACCTCCCTAAAAGTGACTTAGCCCATTATGAAAGAGTCCATGTGAAAAACTTTTACAAATGCAAATCTTCCATTTCCAAGAAAGATGGTTCTCAACTTACTGTTATACCAGACATCCTTTGCCCCTCTGTAAAAGAAGCTGAACATGTTGGCTCTACTCTGTTACTCTATAATCTTTGCAGAGGACAACCAATCTATCAGTTACTTCCACCTCCTTATCGAGATTTATGGCTAGAATGGATGGAAGCAGAAAGAATTAGTAAACTGAGAGCACAAGAAATTAATAACAAACCCAGAGATACCCTTGTTGCAAAACTGCTGAAAGAACTCAAGTTAGCCCCAACACTCTCCAAATCTAAAGCTGAAAAACCTTCAGATGAGCATAACAGTGATGACAGTGTATGTGATGACTGGTTCTTAGCAGATGTGGAAGATCCTGAAGAAATTGTAGAAAAacccaaggagaaaaaaattgtttcgaAGCCTAGGGTTAATGAAATTAAagacaaatttttgaaaaagataaacagtaagaaatataatgaatatttaaatcaaCGGCAATCACTACCTGTATTTGCATATAAAGAAGACATACTTGCTCAAATTGATCGCAGTAAAGTTGTTGTGATTGCTGGAGAAACTGGTAGTGGAAAAAGCACACAAATTCCCCATTTCCTACTTAAAGATAGAATTTTGTGCGGAGAAACGTGTAATATCATTTGTACTCAACCACGTCGAATCTCTGCTGTGAGTCTTGCAAACAGGGTTTCTCAAGAGCTAGGAGATGACCTGCCTGGTTCACCAGACTCCTTTTGTGGTTATAAAATTCGATTTGAGTCTAAATGCTGTCCTACAACTTGTTTAACTTATTGTACTACAGGTGTTGTGCTGCGTCAGTTACATTCTGATCCTAGTTTTAAAAATGTCACCCACATCTTAGTTGATGAAGTACATGAAAGAACAGTTCAATCAGACTTTCTTTTGATTATTCTGAAAAGACTTCTTGAGTCACGTGATGACATTAAAGTTATATTAATGAGTGCAACTATTGACTGTAACCGCCTCTCTGATTACTTCAACCATTGTCCTATCATTAAAATTCCAGGCCGAACATTCCCTGTTGATATTTTCTATTTAGAAGACATCATAGAAATGAACAATTATGTCTTGGAAGAAGATTCTCCTTATTGCATCCCAGCAGCAATGCTCCGTGATGAGCAGAAAACAAGTGTTGAAATCACTGGCACTGGAGGAACTAAGCAGAAAACAGATCTGTATTGGTCAAAGGAAGATATCATTGATACAAGTGGACTTGACAGAGACAAATATAGCAAACATACCCGACTAACTGTTACGAGAATGAAACCTTACAAAATTAATTTGGATCTAATTCTTCATTTACTTAATTACATAGACGAACATGGGGAAATTACTGATGGTGCCATTCTGATATTTCTTCCAGGATTAGCGAATATACAAGAGCTCTATGAATTGCTCCAAAGTGATCGCAAATTTGCTAATCCCCGACGATTTAAAGTGCTTGCTCTACATTCTGTTTTGTCATCTGAAGACCAAAGCTCTGCATTTCTGTCTCCACCTAAGGGAATTCGAAAAATTGTGCTGTCTACAAACATTGCTGAAACTGGCGTTACTATTCCAGATGTAGTGTATGTAATTGATGCTGGTAAAGTAAAAGAGAATCGATACGTTGAATCAAGTCGAATGAATGCTCTAGAAGAAGTTTTTGTTAGTAAAGCTAGTGCTAAACAACGGTCCGGTCGTGCTGGGCGAGTACGCAATGGCATTTGCTATCGACTTTATACCAAAGATAATTATATGAAACTTCGTGAGTTTACTGTTCCTGAGCTTCTTCGAGTTGCTCTTGAAGAACTCTGTTTACATATCATGAAATGTAACCTAAGCAAACCAGAAGAATTTCTCCAGCTTGCACTCGATCCACCTCAGCTACAATCTGTCTCTAGAGCAATGATGATTCTTGAAGAGGTTGGGGCTTGTGAAGGAGAAGTGTTAACACCACTTGGACATCATTTAGCAGCACTTCCTGTACACGTTTCCATTGGTAAAATGCTTATTTTTGGAGCAATGTTTGGTTGTCTTGAACCTGCAGCAGTCATTGCTGCTGCAGTAAGTGGAAAATCTCCATTTGTAGTTCCACTTGAAAAAAGGTCGGAGGCTAACATGGCTAAGCAGAATTTATCAACAGCTTGCTCTGATCATCTCACTATTTATAATGCTTATTCTCGATGGAAAACTGCCCGCAAAGCTGGGTTTCAAGCAGAAAATGCATTCTGCATGCAGAACTATCTTAAAAGAAAATCTCTTAttgaaattgaaaatgtaaagacagatctTATAAAGCTTATCAAATCTATTGGATTCTTAAGTCAACAAGATGAGAAACTACTGACAAATCCAAATTCTGTTGATGGAGTTCATTTAAATCCAAAATCATGTGCTGTTATTAAAGCAGTCATTCTTGCTGGATTATATCCAAATGTGGCAAAAGTTTGTTCAGAGAAAGATCCAGATGGTACGAGTCGGATATGTGGTGCTGAGACACCTCAAGGCCATGCATTTATCCATCCTAGCTCAGTCAATCGAacattacaggcacaaggctatATGCTATACCAAGAGAAAACCAAGCAGTCACAGGTATATCTTCGAGACTGCACATTGGTCTCTCCATTCCCCTTATTGCTTTTTGGTCACAATGTAGTTGTACAACATATTCAGCAAACTGTAAGCGTTGACAAATGGATTGTATTTAAGTCACGAGCTCGGACTGCTGTCATCTTCAAAGAACTTCGAAACCTATTGAATGAACTTTTAAAGCAAAAATTAGATGACCCCAAAGCTGATTTCTATCAAGATAAATCAATATTGTCAGTTATTGATTTATTACAAGCAGATATTTGCTAA